From Pagrus major chromosome 9, Pma_NU_1.0, the proteins below share one genomic window:
- the gjb8 gene encoding gap junction protein beta 8, whose product MSWGALYAQLGGVNKHSTSLGKIWLSVLFIFRITILVLAAESVWGDEQSDFTCNTQQPGCKNVCYDHFFPVSHIRLWCLQLIFVSTPALLVAMHVAYRKRGDKRTMLASNGTEKMTETDLETLKKRRLPITGPLWWTYTCSLFFRLIFEGGFMYALYFVYDGFQMPRLVKCEQWPCPNKVDCFISRPTEKTVFTIFMVSSSAICMVLNIAELCYLIVKALMRCTTRSNKRKHNYSNTDSVTRDNALLQNKKNEMLLSSSTDPTSNKTMC is encoded by the coding sequence ATGAGTTGGGGGGCACTCTATGCCCAGCTGGGCGGCGTCAACAAACACTCCACCAGTCTGGGAAAGATTTGGCTTTCTGTGCTTTTCATCTTCCGCATCACTATTCTGGTTCTGGCTGCTGAGAGCGTCTGGGGGGACGAGCAGTCAGACTTCACGTGCAACACACAGCAGCCCGGCTGCAAAAATGTCTGCTACGATCACTTCTTTCCTGTGTCGCACATCCGCTTGTGGTGCCTGCAGCTTATATTTGTGTCCACGCCTGCTTTGCTGGTGGCCATGCACGTGGCCTACAGGAAACGTGGGGATAAGAGGACCATGCTGGCCTCCAACGGCACGGAGAAGATGACGGAAACTGACCTGGAGACGCTGAAGAAGAGGCGTCTGCCAATCACAGGTCCGCTGTGGTGGACCTACacctgcagcttgttcttcCGGCTCATCTTTGAGGGTGGCTTCATGTATGCACTGTACTTTGTCTACGACGGCTTCCAGATGCCCCGGCTAGTGAAGTGCGAGCAGTGGCCCTGCCCCAACAAGGTGGACTGCTTCATCTCCAGGCCAACAGAGAAGACCGTCTTCACCATCTTCATGGTGTCCTCATCGGCCATCTGTATGGTGCTGAATATTGCTGAGCTTTGCTATCTCATCGTCAAGGCGCTCATGAGGTGCACGACCAGGTCAAACAAGAGGAAACACAATTACAGCAACACAGACAGCGTGACGCGGGATAATGCCCTTCTACAGAACAAGAAGAACGAGATGCTGTTGTCTTCCTCCACAGATCCGACCAGCAACAAGACCATGTGTTGA